One Bradyrhizobium sp. CCGB12 genomic window carries:
- the guaD gene encoding guanine deaminase, with the protein MTTVGIRGTFFDFVDDPWKHIGNEQAAARFHQDGLMVVTDGVIKAFGPYDKIAAAHPGVEVTRIKDRIIVPGFIDGHIHLPQTRVLGAYGEQLLPWLQKWVYPEELKYRDRNYAREGVKRFLDALLASGTTTCQAFTSSSPVSTEELFEEAARRNMRVIAGLTGIDRNAPADFIDTPENFYRDSKRLIAQYHNRGRNLYAITPRFAFGASPELLKACQRLKHDHPDCWVNTHISENPAECSGVLVEHPDCQDYLGVYEKFDLVGPKFSGGHGVYLSNNEFRRMSKKGAAVVFCPCSNLFLGSGLFRLGRATDPEHRVKMSFGTDVGGGNRFSMISVLDDAYKVGMCNNTLLDGSIDPTRKDLAEAERNKLSPYRGFWSITLGGAEGLYIDDKLGNFELGKEADFVALDPNGGQIAQSWHQSLIADGAGPRTMDEAASMLFAVMMVGDDRCVDETWVMGKRLYKKN; encoded by the coding sequence ATGACCACCGTCGGCATTCGCGGCACGTTCTTCGACTTCGTCGACGATCCCTGGAAGCACATAGGCAACGAGCAGGCGGCCGCGCGCTTTCACCAGGACGGCCTCATGGTCGTCACCGACGGCGTTATCAAGGCCTTCGGTCCCTACGACAAGATCGCCGCCGCGCATCCGGGCGTGGAGGTAACTCGTATCAAGGACCGTATCATCGTCCCCGGCTTCATCGACGGTCACATCCATCTGCCGCAGACCCGCGTGCTGGGGGCCTATGGTGAGCAGCTCCTGCCGTGGCTGCAGAAGTGGGTCTATCCGGAAGAGCTCAAATACCGGGATCGCAACTACGCGCGCGAGGGCGTCAAGCGTTTCCTCGACGCGCTGCTCGCCTCCGGCACCACGACCTGCCAGGCCTTCACGAGCTCCTCGCCGGTCTCGACCGAAGAGTTGTTCGAGGAAGCGGCCCGCCGCAACATGCGCGTCATCGCGGGTCTCACCGGCATCGATCGCAACGCGCCGGCTGATTTCATCGATACGCCGGAGAATTTTTATCGCGACAGCAAGAGGCTGATCGCGCAGTACCACAACAGGGGCCGCAACCTCTACGCCATCACGCCGCGCTTTGCCTTCGGCGCCTCGCCGGAATTGCTGAAGGCGTGTCAGCGCCTCAAGCACGACCATCCGGACTGCTGGGTCAACACCCACATCTCCGAGAACCCGGCCGAATGCAGTGGCGTCCTCGTCGAACATCCGGACTGCCAGGACTATCTCGGCGTCTACGAGAAGTTCGACCTGGTCGGGCCGAAATTCTCCGGCGGTCACGGCGTCTATCTGTCGAACAACGAGTTCCGCCGGATGTCGAAGAAAGGCGCGGCGGTGGTGTTCTGCCCGTGCTCAAACCTGTTCCTCGGCAGCGGCCTGTTCCGGCTCGGCCGCGCCACCGATCCCGAGCATCGCGTGAAGATGTCGTTTGGCACCGATGTCGGCGGCGGCAACCGCTTCTCGATGATCTCGGTGCTCGACGACGCCTACAAGGTCGGCATGTGCAACAACACGCTGCTCGACGGCAGCATCGATCCCACGCGCAAGGATCTCGCGGAAGCCGAGCGCAACAAGCTCTCGCCCTATCGCGGCTTCTGGTCGATCACGCTCGGCGGCGCCGAAGGCCTCTATATCGACGACAAGCTCGGCAATTTCGAGCTTGGCAAGGAAGCCGATTTCGTCGCGCTCGATCCGAACGGCGGGCAGATCGCGCAGTCCTGGCATCAGTCGTTGATCGCCGACGGCGCCGGGCCGCGCACGATGGACGAGGCCGCAAGCATGCTGTTTGCCGTCATGATGGTCGGCGACGACCGCTGCGTCGACGAGACCTGGGTGATGGGCAAGCGTCTCTACAAGAAGAACTGA
- a CDS encoding multidrug effflux MFS transporter, with protein sequence MTAIASDADRAKRWIVPILLCVVPFSQIPLDAYTPGLPQMVVDLATDAASMQNTVTAYMLGMSLALVPVGIASDTLGRRNVLLAGLSVLIAMSIACALATSATLLLALRFLQGVGGCTCLVVAYAVGADCYRGRELTAISGLLGAAWGLAPVLAPAAGGFIVELTSWRGVFVVIAIAAAIVAAIVVLFLPETLPAERRAPFDPRRAAGILREAIVRPGFLAFVLVFAAAASAQLAFGVVAPFFYQTGLGYSAAIYGLVALGLGGVNLAGELGCAHFARFMPARTMGFGAFALFVMGSAVLTVTGMTLGLDFASITIGGALVLGGCGVLCPMMYGMALGLFERDHGLIGGLISALCYLAVSGAMAIAAVLPEATQAPLGWLYLGLCAVAGTLLAISLPSARHATQT encoded by the coding sequence ATGACTGCAATTGCGTCGGACGCCGATCGCGCGAAGCGGTGGATCGTGCCGATCCTGCTGTGCGTCGTGCCGTTCAGCCAGATTCCGCTCGACGCCTATACGCCCGGCCTGCCGCAGATGGTGGTGGATCTCGCCACTGACGCGGCCTCGATGCAGAACACCGTCACCGCCTACATGCTCGGCATGTCTCTCGCGCTGGTGCCGGTCGGCATCGCCTCCGACACACTCGGCCGCCGCAACGTCCTGCTCGCGGGCCTGTCGGTTCTCATCGCGATGAGCATTGCCTGTGCGCTGGCCACCAGCGCGACGCTGCTGCTCGCGTTGCGTTTCCTGCAAGGCGTCGGCGGCTGCACCTGTCTCGTCGTCGCCTATGCCGTCGGAGCCGACTGTTATCGTGGACGCGAGCTCACCGCGATTTCCGGCCTGCTTGGCGCGGCCTGGGGTCTCGCGCCCGTGTTGGCACCGGCCGCGGGCGGCTTCATCGTCGAGCTGACGTCCTGGCGCGGCGTGTTCGTCGTCATTGCGATTGCCGCGGCAATCGTCGCTGCGATCGTCGTGCTGTTCCTGCCCGAAACGTTGCCGGCCGAGCGGCGCGCGCCTTTCGATCCGCGCCGCGCCGCCGGCATTCTGCGCGAGGCGATTGTCCGCCCCGGCTTCCTCGCCTTTGTGCTGGTCTTTGCTGCCGCCGCAAGCGCGCAGCTGGCGTTCGGCGTCGTCGCGCCGTTCTTCTACCAGACCGGCCTTGGTTACTCCGCGGCGATCTACGGCCTCGTTGCGCTCGGCCTTGGCGGGGTGAATCTCGCCGGCGAGCTCGGCTGCGCGCATTTCGCGCGCTTCATGCCGGCCCGCACGATGGGCTTCGGCGCCTTTGCGCTGTTTGTCATGGGCTCCGCCGTCCTGACCGTAACAGGCATGACCCTCGGTCTCGATTTTGCATCGATCACGATCGGCGGCGCGCTGGTGCTCGGCGGCTGCGGCGTGCTGTGCCCGATGATGTACGGCATGGCGCTCGGCCTGTTCGAGCGCGACCACGGCCTGATCGGCGGCCTCATCAGCGCGCTCTGCTATCTCGCGGTCAGCGGCGCCATGGCGATCGCGGCGGTGCTGCCCGAAGCGACGCAGGCCCCGCTCGGATGGCTCTATCTCGGTCTCTGCGCCGTCGCCGGCACGCTGCTTGCGATCTCGCTGCCTTCGGCGCGCCACGCCACACAGACTTAA
- a CDS encoding alpha/beta fold hydrolase, which translates to MDRLLANGTVNAAQSGEGPPLFLFHSLLSDRASFDAIVPELAGSFRTIVPELPGFGRSGAVEGGLAAVADRMAEAVHDAAGGAPSIVLGNGYGGFVALQMVIRHPGVASRLILADCGAAFSEPGREAFRNMAKISREKGLEAITDVAMRRLFAPEFQAQHPELMRGRREAFLRTDPDVFRAACDALAGLDLRAELAGLDVPVLVMVGEHDEATPPPMSHELAAGLPRAELKIISGCAHVPQLQSPEQFLGAIEGFLR; encoded by the coding sequence ATGGACAGGCTTCTTGCCAACGGGACCGTCAACGCCGCGCAATCGGGCGAGGGGCCGCCGCTCTTTCTCTTTCATTCGCTGCTGTCGGATCGGGCGAGCTTCGATGCGATCGTGCCGGAGCTTGCGGGATCGTTTCGGACCATCGTGCCGGAGCTGCCGGGGTTCGGCCGCTCAGGCGCAGTGGAAGGCGGGCTTGCCGCCGTCGCGGACCGGATGGCAGAGGCTGTGCATGATGCCGCCGGCGGCGCGCCGTCGATCGTGCTCGGCAATGGCTATGGCGGCTTCGTCGCCTTGCAGATGGTGATCCGTCATCCGGGAGTTGCCAGCCGGCTCATTCTTGCCGATTGCGGCGCAGCTTTTTCCGAGCCCGGCCGCGAGGCGTTCCGCAACATGGCGAAGATCTCGCGCGAGAAGGGACTGGAGGCCATCACCGATGTTGCGATGCGCCGCCTGTTCGCGCCCGAATTTCAGGCGCAGCACCCGGAGCTGATGCGGGGACGCCGTGAAGCTTTTCTGAGAACGGACCCGGATGTGTTTCGCGCCGCGTGCGATGCATTGGCTGGACTTGATCTTCGTGCCGAGCTTGCCGGCTTGGATGTGCCGGTGCTCGTCATGGTCGGCGAACACGACGAGGCGACGCCACCGCCGATGTCACACGAGCTCGCTGCAGGTCTGCCGCGCGCCGAACTCAAGATCATTTCGGGATGCGCGCACGTGCCACAGCTGCAATCACCGGAGCAGTTTCTCGGCGCTATCGAGGGCTTCTTGCGTTGA
- a CDS encoding GntR family transcriptional regulator: protein MLLRENIYARLRSDILACHFAPGDEMREQDLAERYSVSRQPVRDALLRLQREHLVTVQPRQGYRVTPISLSDARDLLRFRLALEPACVAEAIESAPDSVLKSLDEFRRFSGNHEDFIAYNRGFHTALAHASGNRRMATALCDLIGQADRLVRVSISNLKGHDPAKLVAEHVALIDAMQQREARTAARIIKAHIGATEKRVLPALKRNAVIVEERSS from the coding sequence ATGCTTTTGCGCGAGAATATCTACGCTCGTCTCAGGTCTGATATTTTAGCTTGTCACTTCGCGCCAGGCGATGAAATGCGGGAGCAGGATCTGGCCGAGCGCTATTCGGTGAGCCGGCAGCCGGTTCGGGACGCCCTTTTGCGGCTCCAGCGCGAGCACCTCGTCACGGTGCAGCCGCGCCAGGGCTACCGGGTCACGCCGATCTCGCTCTCGGACGCCCGCGACCTCCTGCGCTTCCGTCTCGCGCTGGAGCCGGCCTGCGTCGCGGAGGCGATCGAGAGCGCACCCGACAGTGTCTTGAAGTCGCTCGACGAATTCCGCCGCTTCTCCGGCAACCACGAGGACTTCATCGCCTACAATCGCGGCTTCCACACCGCGCTGGCCCATGCGTCCGGTAATCGTCGCATGGCAACCGCGCTGTGCGACCTGATCGGCCAAGCCGACCGGCTGGTCCGCGTCAGCATCTCCAATCTGAAGGGCCACGACCCGGCGAAGCTCGTTGCCGAGCACGTTGCCCTGATCGACGCCATGCAGCAGCGCGAGGCGCGAACCGCCGCGCGCATCATCAAGGCCCATATCGGGGCCACCGAAAAACGCGTTCTGCCGGCGCTCAAGCGTAACGCCGTCATCGTGGAAGAGAGGTCGTCATGA
- a CDS encoding aldehyde dehydrogenase: protein MNIPSKPASIDVEIHGNFVDGREVEAGAGAMLDVRNPATGDVIARIPNSTAEDIDRAMKSARAAFEGKAWGGMDTRARARLVNKLADAFEANLDSLYRLETLNNGRPVNETRAQLSRLPDFFRYFAGLALSRRDSVIPVEGAYLNYTLRTPIGIVANCTPFNHPLMILCKSLAVVLATGCVTVVKPSEYTPLTTLKLAQIFTEAGLPPGVFNIVLGLGPSAGKMLAEHGDINKLVLTGGTEAGRIAGSAAAKVFAHQTMELGGKTPVMVFDDFDVDRAVNYAAFGAFIGAGQTCVCASRHIVQASIYDEFVEKLKAKTRTIRIGDPFDPNTQLGPVISGRQRDRVLTYARYGHEDGARLVTGGAAAKVSGHDNGYFVEPTVFADVTSDMRIFQEEVFGPFTSVTPFKDEADALRLANDSPFGLAAAIRTRDVARAHRVAASVKAGIVWINDHHRLDPASPWGGVDDSGIGRECGTESFDDHFNTKSVMVATHEQPFDWYRDTAGQKRLN from the coding sequence ATGAACATCCCGTCAAAGCCCGCGTCGATCGACGTTGAAATCCACGGCAATTTTGTCGATGGGCGTGAAGTCGAAGCCGGAGCCGGCGCGATGCTGGACGTCCGCAACCCCGCCACCGGCGACGTGATCGCCCGCATCCCCAACTCCACCGCTGAAGACATCGACCGCGCGATGAAAAGCGCGCGGGCCGCGTTCGAAGGCAAGGCCTGGGGCGGCATGGACACGCGCGCGCGAGCCCGGCTGGTGAACAAGCTCGCCGACGCATTCGAGGCCAATCTCGACAGCCTGTACCGGCTGGAGACCCTCAACAACGGCCGCCCGGTCAACGAGACCCGCGCGCAGCTCTCCCGCCTGCCCGATTTTTTCCGCTACTTCGCCGGCCTCGCGTTGTCGCGCCGCGATTCCGTGATCCCCGTCGAAGGCGCATATCTCAACTACACGCTTCGTACCCCGATCGGCATCGTCGCCAATTGCACGCCGTTCAATCACCCGCTGATGATCCTGTGCAAGTCACTCGCCGTGGTGCTGGCGACCGGGTGCGTCACCGTGGTCAAGCCGTCCGAATACACGCCGCTCACGACCCTGAAGCTGGCACAGATCTTCACCGAAGCGGGCCTGCCGCCCGGCGTCTTCAACATCGTGCTGGGCCTCGGGCCGAGCGCCGGCAAGATGCTGGCCGAGCACGGCGACATCAACAAGCTTGTCCTGACCGGCGGCACCGAGGCAGGTCGCATCGCCGGCAGCGCAGCCGCAAAGGTGTTTGCGCATCAGACCATGGAGCTCGGCGGCAAGACGCCGGTGATGGTGTTCGACGATTTCGACGTCGACCGCGCCGTCAATTACGCCGCCTTCGGCGCCTTCATCGGCGCCGGACAGACCTGCGTCTGCGCCTCGCGCCATATCGTTCAGGCCTCGATCTACGACGAATTCGTCGAGAAACTGAAGGCGAAGACCCGCACGATCCGCATCGGCGATCCCTTCGATCCGAACACCCAACTAGGACCCGTGATCTCCGGCCGGCAGCGCGACCGCGTTCTCACCTATGCGCGTTACGGTCACGAAGACGGCGCGCGCCTCGTCACCGGCGGCGCTGCCGCCAAGGTGTCGGGCCATGATAACGGCTATTTCGTTGAGCCGACGGTCTTCGCCGACGTCACATCCGACATGCGCATCTTCCAGGAGGAAGTGTTCGGTCCCTTCACCTCGGTGACGCCGTTCAAGGACGAGGCCGATGCGCTGCGGCTCGCCAACGACTCGCCGTTCGGCCTGGCCGCAGCCATCCGCACCCGCGACGTCGCCCGCGCCCACCGTGTCGCCGCCTCGGTCAAGGCCGGCATCGTCTGGATCAACGATCATCACCGGCTCGACCCGGCCTCGCCCTGGGGTGGCGTCGACGATTCCGGCATCGGTCGCGAATGCGGCACCGAAAGCTTCGACGATCACTTCAACACCAAGAGCGTGATGGTCGCGACGCACGAGCAGCCGTTCGACTGGTATCGCGACACGGCCGGCCAGAAGCGACTGAACTAA